One genomic region from Candidatus Eisenbacteria bacterium encodes:
- a CDS encoding helix-turn-helix domain-containing protein gives MPQRKVRSSPGRGTTGKQTWRQWITEFGAHVRRVREFLGLSQEQVARAAGVSQGAVSRFEGGRGLSTPFVGIMKINLALAHALKQIEPGMLTDDVRRFMKHLEVLRLPDDPGTPVHPVGPNFKRTQLSPNPELVRVIKLYYGLPESKREAFLVVMEATISAIRNA, from the coding sequence ATGCCACAGAGAAAGGTGCGCTCGTCGCCCGGACGGGGGACGACGGGCAAGCAGACGTGGCGACAGTGGATCACGGAATTCGGAGCACACGTCCGACGCGTGCGCGAGTTCCTTGGCCTGTCGCAGGAGCAGGTGGCGCGTGCGGCTGGAGTGAGCCAGGGTGCCGTGAGTCGGTTCGAGGGCGGACGGGGCCTCTCGACACCATTCGTCGGCATCATGAAGATCAACCTGGCGCTGGCCCACGCCCTCAAGCAGATCGAGCCGGGGATGCTCACCGACGACGTGCGACGCTTCATGAAGCACCTGGAGGTGTTGCGGCTCCCGGACGATCCGGGGACGCCCGTGCATCCGGTCGGGCCGAACTTCAAGAGGACCCAGCTCTCGCCCAACCCGGAGCTCGTGCGGGTGATCAAGCTCTACTATGGGCTTCCGGAATCCAAGCGGGAGGCGTTTCTCG